A stretch of the Mycobacteroides immunogenum genome encodes the following:
- the smc gene encoding chromosome segregation protein SMC produces the protein MHLKSLTLKGFKSFASPTTLRLEPGITCVVGPNGSGKSNVVDALSWVMGEQGAKALRGGKMEDVIFAGTSSRAPLGRAEVTLTIDNSDHALPIEYSEVSITRRMFRDGAGEYEINGQTCRLMDVQELLSDSGIGREMHVIVGQGRLSQILESRPEDRRAFVEEAAGVLKHRKRKEKAVRKLESMAANLARLTDLTTELRRQLKPLGRQAEVARRAATVQADLRDARLRLAADDLVSRRADFDGTNDAETALRKQHAEITDNLDVATALLAEHESALNELMPQAELAQQTWFRLSALAERVSATVRIAGERASHLDEVAVTPTGPDPEELEAQAERVAEQERLLIAQLETVTEQLATAKAELSARESAVAQAQRQHLAAVAAEADRREGLARLTGQVDTMRTRLESIDGQAQRLTEAIGEATVRGEDAQTEFDTVKARVAELDQGEVGLDEHHERSISALSIANERVAELQSAERQAERQIASLKARIDALAIGLERKDGSAWLAENRSGAGIFGSIAQLVKVRPGYQGAIATAMGPAADAVAAENPAAAQAAVAALKASDGGRAAIVFGDWPAHPHARPALTLPPGAHWATDLVEAPQRLAAAVSAMLASVVVVDELGAAIEVVLANPLLRAVTIDGDRVGAGWVAGGSDKKQSTLEVQAAIEAAGEELRATETQVGEISAALAGALAEQTARQDTAEQALAALNESDAAISAVYEQLGRVGQDVRAAAEEVKKLTLQRDQLELSRAKSLEELAEIESRLRNAEEAPNLFDDEPLDRDDMAIELEEARSVEIEARLAVRTSEERVNSVRGKADSLRRAAVAEREARARAARAAAARMRAAAMASTVAALGREVAARLEHVVAAASARRDELSATRAQHTSAIGAVREQVRELTQAQTRLTDALHRDEVAKAQAALRIEQLSEQVLEQFGMAADDLIAEYGPHVELPPSQQEIDEYEQARERGEQVSAPQPMPFDRDTQERRAKRAEKDLRELGKVNPLALEEFAALEERYNFLSTQLEDVKAARKDLLDVVADVDERILQVFTEAYADVEREFKGVFSSLFPGGEGRLVLTDPNDMLTTGIEVEARPPGKKVKRLSLLSGGEKSLTAVAMLVAIFRARPSPFYVMDEVEAALDDVNLQRLIGLFEQLREKSQLIVITHQKPTMEVADALYGVSMRDDGITQVVSQRMRGLETQLASQNT, from the coding sequence GTGCACCTCAAGAGTCTGACGCTGAAGGGCTTCAAGTCCTTTGCTTCGCCGACGACTCTGCGCCTTGAACCCGGTATCACCTGCGTCGTCGGACCCAATGGTTCGGGTAAGTCCAATGTCGTGGACGCCCTGTCCTGGGTGATGGGGGAGCAAGGCGCCAAGGCGCTGCGTGGTGGAAAGATGGAAGACGTCATCTTCGCGGGTACATCTAGCCGCGCCCCGCTGGGCCGCGCCGAGGTGACCTTGACCATCGATAACTCCGACCATGCGCTGCCGATCGAATACTCCGAGGTGTCGATTACCCGCCGCATGTTCCGCGATGGTGCCGGTGAGTACGAGATCAACGGCCAGACCTGCCGCCTGATGGACGTGCAGGAGCTGCTGTCCGATTCGGGTATCGGCCGGGAAATGCACGTGATCGTCGGCCAGGGACGGCTCTCCCAGATCCTGGAGTCCCGGCCGGAGGATCGTCGCGCCTTCGTCGAGGAGGCGGCCGGGGTGCTCAAGCACCGCAAGCGCAAGGAAAAGGCCGTCCGCAAGCTGGAGTCGATGGCGGCCAACTTGGCCCGATTGACAGACCTCACGACTGAGCTGCGGCGACAACTCAAACCCCTTGGCCGTCAAGCGGAAGTCGCCCGCCGCGCCGCTACCGTGCAGGCAGATCTGCGGGATGCGCGACTGCGCCTGGCCGCCGATGACTTGGTGTCCCGCCGGGCGGATTTCGATGGGACCAACGACGCCGAAACGGCGTTGCGCAAGCAACACGCGGAGATCACCGACAACCTCGATGTGGCAACCGCGCTGCTCGCAGAGCACGAGAGCGCATTGAACGAATTGATGCCACAGGCCGAGCTGGCGCAGCAGACCTGGTTCCGGCTCTCGGCACTGGCCGAACGCGTCAGTGCCACGGTGCGGATCGCCGGTGAGCGGGCCAGTCATCTCGATGAGGTGGCGGTCACGCCGACCGGACCCGATCCCGAGGAGTTGGAGGCGCAGGCCGAGCGTGTCGCCGAGCAGGAACGCCTGCTCATCGCGCAGCTGGAAACGGTGACAGAGCAATTGGCCACCGCCAAGGCCGAGCTGTCCGCCAGGGAATCCGCGGTTGCCCAAGCGCAACGGCAGCACCTGGCCGCCGTCGCCGCCGAGGCGGATCGCCGTGAGGGCCTGGCCCGGCTCACCGGTCAGGTGGACACCATGCGCACCCGATTGGAGTCCATTGACGGTCAGGCCCAACGTCTGACCGAAGCAATCGGCGAGGCGACGGTGCGGGGTGAGGATGCCCAGACCGAGTTCGACACCGTGAAAGCCCGGGTCGCCGAGCTCGATCAGGGTGAGGTGGGGCTGGACGAGCACCACGAGCGCTCGATCTCGGCGTTGTCCATCGCCAATGAGCGGGTCGCCGAGCTGCAGTCGGCCGAACGTCAGGCCGAGCGACAGATCGCCTCGCTCAAGGCACGTATCGACGCACTGGCCATCGGTCTGGAACGCAAAGATGGATCCGCGTGGCTTGCGGAAAATCGCAGTGGCGCTGGAATTTTCGGATCCATTGCGCAGCTGGTCAAGGTGCGGCCGGGTTATCAGGGCGCCATCGCCACCGCGATGGGTCCGGCCGCCGATGCGGTGGCGGCCGAGAATCCCGCCGCGGCGCAGGCGGCCGTGGCCGCGCTGAAGGCTTCCGACGGAGGTCGGGCGGCCATCGTGTTCGGCGACTGGCCCGCACATCCGCACGCGCGCCCGGCGCTCACGCTGCCGCCCGGCGCGCACTGGGCCACCGATCTGGTGGAGGCGCCGCAGCGGCTGGCGGCCGCGGTGTCGGCGATGCTGGCGTCGGTGGTGGTGGTCGACGAACTCGGTGCCGCCATCGAAGTGGTGCTGGCCAACCCGCTGTTGCGGGCAGTGACCATCGACGGCGACCGGGTGGGTGCCGGCTGGGTTGCCGGCGGCTCGGACAAGAAGCAGAGCACCCTGGAGGTCCAGGCTGCCATCGAGGCCGCGGGAGAAGAGCTGCGGGCCACCGAGACTCAGGTAGGTGAGATTTCCGCGGCGCTGGCGGGCGCGCTCGCCGAGCAGACCGCGCGCCAAGACACCGCCGAACAGGCGCTGGCCGCGCTCAACGAATCAGATGCGGCCATCTCGGCGGTGTATGAGCAGCTGGGACGTGTCGGTCAGGACGTTCGTGCGGCCGCCGAAGAGGTGAAAAAGCTCACCCTGCAACGTGATCAGCTGGAGCTGAGCCGGGCCAAGTCGCTGGAAGAACTGGCCGAGATCGAGTCTCGGCTGCGTAATGCCGAAGAGGCGCCCAACCTCTTCGACGATGAGCCCCTGGATCGTGACGATATGGCGATCGAGCTGGAAGAGGCCCGTTCCGTCGAGATCGAAGCGCGCCTTGCGGTGCGCACCTCCGAGGAGCGGGTGAACTCCGTTCGTGGCAAGGCTGATTCGTTGCGCCGCGCCGCGGTGGCGGAACGTGAAGCACGGGCCAGGGCGGCGCGGGCCGCTGCGGCACGGATGCGGGCGGCGGCCATGGCGAGCACAGTCGCTGCCCTTGGCCGCGAGGTCGCGGCCCGCCTGGAACATGTGGTCGCCGCCGCCTCGGCGCGGCGCGATGAACTGAGCGCGACTCGCGCACAGCACACCTCGGCGATCGGTGCCGTGCGTGAGCAGGTTCGCGAACTCACCCAGGCGCAGACACGTCTGACCGACGCGCTGCATCGTGACGAGGTAGCCAAAGCCCAAGCGGCACTGCGCATCGAGCAGCTCTCAGAGCAGGTGCTCGAACAGTTCGGAATGGCCGCGGACGACCTGATCGCCGAATACGGCCCGCATGTCGAGCTGCCGCCGTCGCAACAAGAGATCGATGAATACGAGCAAGCTCGTGAGCGTGGCGAGCAGGTGAGCGCACCCCAGCCGATGCCCTTTGACCGGGACACCCAGGAGCGGCGCGCGAAGCGGGCCGAAAAGGACCTGCGCGAGCTTGGCAAGGTGAATCCCCTTGCGCTGGAAGAGTTCGCCGCATTGGAGGAGCGATACAACTTCCTCTCCACGCAGCTCGAGGACGTCAAGGCGGCCCGTAAGGATCTGCTCGATGTGGTGGCCGATGTGGACGAGCGGATCTTGCAGGTGTTCACCGAGGCCTACGCCGATGTGGAGCGTGAGTTCAAGGGTGTTTTCTCGTCGCTGTTCCCCGGTGGCGAGGGACGGCTGGTGCTCACCGACCCCAACGACATGCTCACCACCGGCATCGAGGTGGAAGCACGCCCGCCGGGCAAGAAGGTCAAGCGCCTCTCGCTGCTCTCCGGCGGAGAGAAGTCGCTGACCGCCGTTGCCATGCTGGTGGCAATCTTCCGGGCGCGGCCCTCACCCTTCTACGTGATGGACGAAGTGGAAGCGGCGCTCGATGATGTCAACCTGCAACGTTTGATCGGCCTGTTCGAGCAGCTGCGCGAGAAGTCGCAGCTGATCGTCATCACTCACCAGAAGCCGACGATGGAAGTCGCCGACGCGCTCTACGGCGTCAGCATGCGTGACGACGGCATCACCCAGGTGGTCTCGCAGCGCATGCGTGGCCTAGAGACCCAGCTCGCGAGCCAGAACACCTAG
- a CDS encoding acylphosphatase, protein MSPEVRLSAWVHGHVQGVGFRWWVRSRALELGLTGYAANTRDGRVHVVARGGKAPCERLLAMLNSGETPGRVDLVVDSWQEPGEPISGFSER, encoded by the coding sequence TTGAGTCCTGAGGTCCGCCTCTCCGCCTGGGTGCACGGCCACGTTCAGGGGGTCGGGTTTCGGTGGTGGGTGCGGTCCCGCGCCCTTGAACTCGGCCTGACCGGATATGCCGCGAACACGCGCGATGGCCGGGTACACGTGGTCGCGCGGGGTGGCAAGGCGCCGTGTGAACGGCTGCTGGCCATGTTGAACAGCGGTGAAACACCAGGTCGCGTAGATCTCGTGGTCGATAGCTGGCAGGAGCCCGGCGAGCCCATCTCCGGGTTTAGCGAGCGATAG
- a CDS encoding OsmC family protein, whose amino-acid sequence MTSLWVERTGNRRYTGHSSRGAEVLIGSETVDGVFTPGELLKIALAACSGMSSDQPLARRLGEDYQVRIDVSGPADREQERYPVLDEKMVIDLSGLTPQERDRVLTVVERAIDQVCTVGRTLKAGAEVNFSIES is encoded by the coding sequence GTGACGTCATTATGGGTAGAGCGTACGGGCAATCGGCGCTACACGGGGCACAGCTCTCGAGGCGCGGAAGTGCTGATCGGATCGGAGACAGTGGACGGGGTCTTCACCCCCGGTGAGCTGCTCAAGATCGCCCTCGCGGCCTGTAGCGGAATGTCCAGCGATCAGCCTCTCGCGCGCCGTCTCGGTGAGGATTACCAGGTACGCATTGATGTCAGTGGCCCTGCCGATCGGGAGCAGGAGCGTTACCCGGTGCTCGACGAGAAAATGGTCATCGATCTGAGCGGGCTGACACCCCAGGAGCGTGACCGAGTGTTGACGGTGGTGGAGCGCGCCATCGACCAGGTGTGCACCGTCGGCCGCACCCTGAAGGCCGGAGCCGAGGTGAACTTCAGTATTGAGTCCTGA
- a CDS encoding response regulator codes for MTRVLVVDDEPQILRAMRINLSARGYEVVTASSGAGALRAAAETQPEVVILDLGLPDMDGTEVLAGLRGWTEVPVIVLSARTDSADKVEALDAGADDYVTKPFGMDEFLARLRAAVRRGTPDSTEPVVHTETFDVDLSSHKVIRDGREVHLTPTEWSMLAVLVRNRGKLVGQKELLHEVWGPAYSSETHYLRVYLAQLRRKLEIDPAHPKHLLTEAGMGYRFQE; via the coding sequence GTGACGCGGGTACTGGTGGTGGACGACGAGCCGCAGATTCTGCGCGCCATGCGCATTAACCTGTCGGCGCGCGGCTACGAGGTGGTGACAGCGTCGTCGGGCGCGGGTGCGCTGCGGGCAGCTGCCGAGACTCAGCCCGAAGTGGTCATTCTGGACCTCGGACTGCCCGATATGGACGGCACCGAGGTGTTGGCTGGGTTGCGGGGCTGGACCGAGGTGCCGGTCATCGTGCTCTCGGCACGCACTGATTCCGCGGACAAGGTAGAGGCGCTCGACGCGGGTGCCGACGATTACGTCACCAAACCTTTTGGCATGGACGAGTTCCTGGCCAGGCTGCGGGCCGCGGTGCGCCGTGGCACACCCGACAGTACTGAACCGGTGGTCCATACCGAGACTTTTGACGTAGATCTGTCCTCGCACAAGGTGATCCGTGATGGCAGAGAGGTACACCTGACGCCCACCGAATGGTCGATGCTGGCAGTGCTGGTGCGTAATCGCGGGAAACTGGTGGGGCAGAAGGAGTTGCTACACGAAGTGTGGGGTCCGGCATACAGCTCCGAAACTCATTATCTGCGTGTATATCTCGCGCAGTTGCGGCGTAAGCTGGAAATCGATCCGGCGCACCCCAAGCATCTGCTCACCGAAGCCGGTATGGGCTACCGCTTCCAGGAGTGA
- a CDS encoding sensor histidine kinase encodes MRGTLRIYLGAAPGVGKTFAMLNEAHRRAGRGTDVVAAVVETHGRSKTAELLDGLEIIPPKEMMYRGAIMYELDVDEVLARKPALVLIDEMAHTNVPGSRNAKRWQDIDEILDAGIDVLTTINVQHLESLNDVVEQITGIVQRETVPDAVVRRAEQVELVDITPEALRRRMVHGNVYAPEKVGSALSNYFRTGNLTALRELALLWLADQVDAALAKYRSDNRITKTWEARERVVVAVTGGPESETLVRRASRIAAKSSAELLVVHVVRGDGLVGASTAVMTRVRRLANDIGASVQAVTGDDVPQTLLDFARGVNATQLVLGTSRRSRWARILDEGVAAAVIRDSGAIDVHMVTHGHTSGRLRNWSVPQDGRKRLVINWLAAILVPPATALFIHFFDTALGVGSKSALFLIAVLAVSLLGGVSTALVSAVISGLLLNFLFVAPRYSFTIGETDNALTILMMMVTAVAVAALVDAAATRARQARRASREAELLALFAGGVLVNSDLSALLERVRTTYNQTAVSLLCAEGPAVASVGENPSTRESEADSVFRVDDGAYALALNGPPVPSSDARVLQVVAGTAVGLVRSARLAEEASQASALAEADRLRRALLSAVSHDLRTPLAAVKAAVSSLRSPDIEFSPEDTAELLATVEESADQLTALVGNLLDSSRLAAGVVKPRAVPVYVEEIAQRALLGATENDRKRVHLDLGGAVVQADPGLLERVLANLVDNALRYSQGDVRVSHEEVDDRTLVIVADHGKGLEASKRGAAFDAFQRLGDRDNTVGVGLGLSVVKGFVEAMEGTVNATDTAGGGLTMIVDLPSAGYSPVGGIR; translated from the coding sequence ATGCGGGGGACCTTGCGCATCTACCTGGGGGCCGCACCCGGTGTAGGCAAGACCTTTGCCATGCTCAATGAGGCACACCGCCGCGCCGGCCGCGGCACCGATGTGGTCGCCGCGGTCGTGGAGACCCACGGCCGCAGTAAGACCGCCGAGTTGCTCGATGGGCTGGAGATCATCCCGCCCAAGGAGATGATGTACCGCGGCGCCATCATGTACGAGCTGGACGTGGACGAGGTGCTCGCGCGTAAGCCCGCCCTGGTGCTCATCGACGAGATGGCACACACCAACGTGCCGGGCAGCCGAAATGCCAAGCGTTGGCAGGATATCGACGAAATACTCGACGCCGGCATCGACGTGCTGACCACTATCAACGTGCAGCACCTGGAGAGCCTGAACGATGTCGTCGAACAGATCACCGGGATCGTGCAGCGTGAGACCGTGCCCGATGCCGTGGTGCGCCGCGCCGAACAGGTCGAGCTCGTCGATATCACGCCGGAGGCCTTGCGGCGCCGAATGGTTCACGGAAATGTCTACGCGCCCGAGAAGGTGGGCTCGGCGCTGAGCAACTACTTTCGCACGGGCAACCTGACTGCGCTGCGCGAGCTGGCGCTGTTGTGGCTGGCCGATCAGGTGGACGCGGCGCTGGCCAAGTATCGGTCCGACAATAGGATCACCAAGACCTGGGAGGCGCGCGAGCGGGTGGTCGTGGCGGTCACCGGCGGTCCGGAATCGGAGACCTTGGTGCGCCGGGCAAGCCGTATCGCGGCCAAGTCGAGTGCCGAGCTCCTGGTTGTCCACGTGGTGCGCGGCGACGGTTTGGTGGGTGCGTCCACGGCGGTCATGACGCGGGTCCGGCGGCTGGCCAACGATATTGGAGCCTCGGTGCAAGCAGTCACCGGCGATGATGTGCCGCAGACCCTGCTGGACTTCGCCCGAGGCGTCAACGCGACCCAGTTGGTGCTCGGGACCTCGCGCCGATCGCGGTGGGCACGGATTCTTGACGAGGGCGTGGCGGCCGCCGTCATCCGGGATTCGGGTGCCATCGACGTCCACATGGTGACGCATGGGCACACCTCGGGACGGTTGCGCAACTGGTCGGTGCCGCAGGACGGACGCAAGCGACTGGTCATCAACTGGCTGGCCGCGATTCTGGTGCCGCCGGCCACCGCGTTGTTCATCCATTTCTTCGACACCGCACTCGGGGTGGGCAGTAAGAGCGCCCTTTTTCTCATTGCGGTGCTGGCTGTTTCACTTCTTGGCGGTGTCTCGACCGCATTGGTGTCCGCAGTCATCTCCGGCCTGCTGCTCAACTTTCTGTTCGTGGCACCCCGGTACAGCTTCACGATCGGCGAGACCGACAACGCGCTGACCATCTTGATGATGATGGTGACCGCGGTCGCCGTCGCGGCCTTGGTCGATGCGGCCGCTACCCGGGCGCGGCAGGCCCGGCGCGCCTCCCGCGAGGCGGAACTGTTGGCGCTCTTCGCCGGCGGGGTACTGGTGAATTCGGATTTGTCCGCACTATTGGAACGAGTGCGGACCACCTACAACCAGACCGCGGTGAGCCTGCTGTGCGCGGAGGGGCCGGCCGTGGCCAGCGTGGGGGAGAACCCGTCCACCCGCGAGTCGGAGGCCGATTCGGTGTTCCGGGTCGATGACGGTGCGTACGCGCTGGCGCTCAACGGGCCACCGGTGCCGTCCAGTGATGCACGGGTGCTGCAGGTGGTGGCCGGAACCGCCGTCGGCCTGGTTCGTTCCGCGCGCCTGGCCGAGGAGGCGTCACAGGCCTCCGCGCTGGCCGAGGCGGACCGGCTGCGCCGGGCGCTGCTCTCGGCGGTCAGTCATGATCTGCGCACACCGCTTGCCGCGGTCAAGGCGGCGGTGTCGAGCCTGCGCAGCCCCGATATCGAGTTCTCGCCGGAGGACACCGCCGAACTGCTTGCCACCGTGGAGGAATCGGCCGATCAGCTCACCGCGCTGGTGGGCAATCTGCTGGATTCCTCGCGGCTGGCCGCCGGCGTCGTCAAGCCCCGAGCGGTGCCGGTCTACGTGGAGGAAATTGCCCAGCGTGCCCTGCTGGGCGCCACCGAGAACGATCGCAAACGGGTGCACCTGGACTTGGGTGGTGCCGTGGTGCAGGCAGATCCGGGTCTGCTGGAACGTGTGTTGGCCAACCTTGTCGACAATGCGCTGCGATACTCACAGGGAGACGTGCGGGTGAGCCACGAAGAGGTGGATGACCGCACGTTGGTGATCGTCGCCGATCATGGGAAGGGGTTAGAGGCGTCCAAGCGTGGCGCGGCCTTCGATGCCTTCCAGCGACTCGGCGATCGCGACAACACTGTCGGTGTGGGGCTTGGTCTTTCGGTAGTTAAGGGTTTTGTGGAAGCGATGGAGGGCACGGTGAACGCGACCGACACGGCCGGCGGCGGTCTGACCATGATCGTCGATCTACCCAGTGCTGGTTACTCTCCTGTCGGGGGAATCCGGTGA
- a CDS encoding potassium-transporting ATPase subunit C: MGKITIAWLRQCVAGLAVLLALTAVLGVGYPAAVWLVSRIDTSSAEGSPITDKKGCVIGSGIIGVDPKAADGGADPFFHTRLVGSVSDKDPFAVGDPAAGSPTNQGPNSDLLKSFVDERREAIAKRENVNPARVPADAVTGSGSGLDPDISPEYAALQIRRVAAANGLSPQRVTQLVNDHTASRQWGILGVPRVNVPTLNAALGLTAPNCS, translated from the coding sequence ATGGGAAAGATCACTATTGCGTGGCTACGGCAATGTGTCGCGGGCCTTGCGGTGTTGTTGGCACTGACCGCGGTGCTCGGCGTCGGATATCCGGCGGCGGTGTGGCTGGTTTCCCGTATCGACACGTCTTCCGCCGAGGGATCGCCGATCACGGATAAGAAGGGCTGTGTCATTGGATCCGGCATCATCGGCGTCGATCCGAAGGCGGCGGACGGCGGAGCCGATCCGTTCTTCCATACCCGGCTCGTGGGATCGGTATCGGACAAGGATCCCTTCGCCGTCGGCGATCCCGCCGCGGGATCTCCGACGAACCAGGGGCCCAACAGCGACCTTCTGAAGTCATTTGTTGACGAGCGGCGTGAAGCAATTGCCAAGCGTGAGAATGTCAATCCGGCTCGGGTTCCGGCCGACGCGGTAACCGGCTCGGGTTCCGGTCTTGACCCCGACATCAGTCCCGAATACGCGGCACTGCAGATTCGGAGAGTGGCCGCCGCCAATGGCCTGAGCCCGCAGCGGGTGACACAGCTCGTCAATGACCACACCGCATCGCGTCAATGGGGCATCCTGGGAGTACCGCGCGTCAACGTACCAACGTTGAACGCGGCCCTGGGTCTTACGGCCCCTAACTGCTCATGA
- the kdpB gene encoding potassium-transporting ATPase subunit KdpB: MSAKKTVVASGVFDPKQLIKALPLAVRKVDPRHMARNPVMFVVWVGSIATTVLAILHSSVFSWSVTAWLWFTVVFANLAEAVAEGRGKAQAASLREVKRDTMARKLVGDGDGHEHEEEVPGSSLRPGDRVVVEANQVIPGDGDVVEGIATVDESAITGESAPVVRESGGDRCAVTGGTTVLSDRIVVQITAAPGESFVDRMIALVEGASRQKTPNEIALNILLASLTIIFLLAVVALGPMGNYGGKQQDPINLIALLVCLIPTTIGALMSAIGIAGMDRLVQKNVLAKSGRAVEAAGDIDTLLMDKTGTITFGNRQATAFVAAPGVDDATIAAAARASSLADETPEGRSIVELAGAGEDVEGEFVAFTAATRMSGIDTIDGRQIRKGASDAVFNWVASDSVGAIGTEADDPVVVAVRREANQIASEGGTPLVVAEKDAAGARLLGVIRLSDVVKPGMAERFEQLRAMGIKTIMITGDNPLTAKQIASEAGVDDFVAEATPEDKLELLRNEQKAGRLVAMTGDGTNDAPALAQADVGVAMNTGTSAAKEAGNMVDLDSDPTKLIDVVAIGKQLLITRGALTTFSLANDLAKYFAILPAMFTGIYPQLDALNIMRLATPTSAILSAVIFNALIIIALVPLALKGVQYRPVGAGELLRRNLLVYGLGGVVVPFIGIWLIDLVIRFIPGIG; the protein is encoded by the coding sequence ATGTCTGCCAAGAAGACAGTTGTTGCGTCGGGTGTCTTCGACCCGAAGCAGCTGATCAAGGCATTGCCGTTGGCTGTGCGCAAGGTCGATCCACGGCATATGGCCCGCAATCCCGTCATGTTCGTCGTCTGGGTAGGTTCGATCGCCACCACGGTGCTGGCGATTCTGCACTCGTCGGTGTTCTCGTGGTCGGTGACGGCATGGCTGTGGTTCACCGTGGTCTTCGCCAACTTGGCGGAGGCCGTTGCCGAGGGCCGGGGCAAGGCGCAGGCGGCAAGCCTGCGTGAGGTCAAACGGGACACGATGGCGCGCAAGCTGGTTGGTGACGGCGACGGTCACGAGCACGAGGAAGAAGTGCCCGGCAGCAGCCTGCGGCCCGGCGACCGGGTGGTCGTGGAGGCCAATCAGGTGATCCCGGGTGACGGCGATGTCGTCGAAGGTATTGCCACCGTCGACGAGTCGGCTATCACCGGCGAATCGGCGCCCGTGGTCCGCGAATCCGGCGGTGACCGCTGTGCCGTCACCGGTGGCACCACGGTGCTCTCGGACCGCATCGTCGTGCAGATCACGGCCGCGCCCGGTGAATCGTTCGTGGATCGGATGATCGCGCTGGTCGAGGGTGCGTCGCGGCAGAAGACGCCGAACGAGATAGCACTCAACATCCTGCTGGCATCGCTCACCATCATTTTCCTGTTGGCCGTCGTCGCACTGGGGCCGATGGGGAACTACGGCGGTAAGCAACAAGACCCGATCAACTTGATCGCATTGCTGGTATGCCTCATCCCGACCACCATCGGCGCGTTGATGTCGGCGATCGGTATCGCGGGCATGGACCGGTTGGTGCAGAAGAATGTGTTGGCCAAGTCCGGGCGTGCGGTAGAGGCCGCCGGCGATATCGACACACTCTTGATGGATAAGACGGGCACCATCACCTTCGGTAACCGGCAGGCGACTGCGTTCGTGGCGGCGCCGGGGGTGGACGACGCCACCATCGCGGCGGCGGCGCGGGCATCGAGTCTTGCCGACGAGACCCCCGAGGGCCGTAGCATCGTTGAACTCGCAGGTGCGGGTGAGGATGTCGAGGGTGAGTTCGTCGCCTTCACCGCGGCCACCAGGATGAGTGGTATCGACACAATCGATGGACGGCAGATCCGCAAGGGTGCTTCCGATGCCGTGTTCAATTGGGTGGCAAGCGATTCTGTCGGAGCCATCGGTACGGAGGCCGACGACCCGGTGGTGGTGGCGGTTCGCCGGGAGGCCAATCAGATCGCGAGCGAAGGCGGCACCCCGTTGGTGGTGGCAGAGAAGGACGCCGCCGGTGCCCGTCTGCTCGGGGTCATTCGGCTATCTGATGTGGTTAAGCCTGGTATGGCGGAGCGATTTGAGCAGCTGCGCGCCATGGGTATCAAGACCATCATGATTACCGGCGATAACCCGTTGACCGCCAAGCAGATTGCTTCAGAGGCGGGTGTGGACGATTTCGTCGCCGAGGCCACGCCGGAGGACAAGCTGGAGCTCTTGCGCAACGAGCAGAAGGCCGGCCGGCTGGTCGCCATGACGGGAGACGGAACCAACGATGCTCCCGCACTGGCGCAGGCCGATGTGGGGGTGGCGATGAACACGGGAACCTCCGCGGCCAAAGAAGCCGGCAACATGGTGGACCTGGACTCCGACCCCACCAAGCTGATCGATGTGGTGGCCATCGGAAAACAGCTCCTGATCACACGCGGAGCGTTGACCACGTTCTCTCTGGCCAATGATCTCGCGAAGTACTTCGCGATCCTTCCCGCGATGTTCACCGGCATCTATCCCCAGCTGGACGCGCTGAACATCATGCGGTTGGCCACTCCCACGTCGGCGATCCTGTCCGCCGTGATCTTCAACGCGCTCATCATCATCGCGCTGGTGCCGCTGGCGCTCAAGGGCGTTCAATACCGTCCGGTGGGCGCAGGTGAGCTGTTGCGCCGAAACCTGCTTGTTTACGGCCTGGGTGGCGTTGTCGTGCCGTTCATCGGAATTTGGTTGATCGACTTGGTGATTCGGTTCATACCGGGAATTGGGTGA